A single region of the Raphanus sativus cultivar WK10039 chromosome 1, ASM80110v3, whole genome shotgun sequence genome encodes:
- the LOC108809211 gene encoding peptidyl-prolyl cis-trans isomerase CYP23 isoform X1 produces the protein MGNTRISIFILACVTLLSLVKALSPEPELGSARVVFQTSYGDIEFGFYPTVAPKTVDHIFKLVRLGGYNTNHFFRVDKGFVAQVADVASGRSAPMNEEQRKEAEKTIVGEFSDVKHVRGTLSMGRYEDPNSAQSSFSMLLGDAPHLDRQYAVFGKVTKGDETLRKLEEVPTRREGIFVMPTERITILSTYYYDTKMESCEEERSVLKRRLEASFVEVERQRMKCFP, from the exons ATGGGAAACACGAGAATCTCCATCTTCATATTGGCGTGTGTAACCTTACTCTCCTTAGTCAAAGCTCTTTCTCCCGAACCAGAACTTGGCTCAGCTCGTGTCGTCTTCCAG ACTAGTTATGGGGATATCGAGTTTGGGTTCTATCCCACGGTTGCGCCAAAGACGGTGGATCACATCTTCAAGCTCGTTCGTTTAGGTGGATACAACACTAATCATTTCTTCAGG GTGGATAAAGGCTTTGTTGCTCAAGTTGCTGACGTGGCGAGTGGAAGATCAGCCCCGATGAACGAGGAGCAAAGGAAAGAAGCTGAGAAGACTATTGTTGGAGAGTTCAGTGATGTCAAGCATGTCAGAGGTACTCTTTCCATGGGAAG ATATGAAGATCCAAACAGTGCACAGTCTTCATTTTCAATGCTTCTTGGTGACGCTCCTCATCTTGATCGTCAG TACGCAGTGTTCGGCAAAGTAACTAAAGGTGATGAAACATTGAGGAAGCTAGAAGAAGTTCCTACTCGCCGTGAGGGGATCTTTGTAATG CCGACGGAGAGGATCACAATTTTGTCGACATACTATTACG ACACTAAGATGGAGAGCTGTGAAGAGGAGAGATCTGTCCTGAAAAGAAGGCTTGAAGCATCTTTTGTTGAGGTCGAAAGACAG agAATGAAGTGCTTCCCGTGA
- the LOC108809211 gene encoding peptidyl-prolyl cis-trans isomerase CYP23 isoform X2: MGNTRISIFILACVTLLSLVKALSPEPELGSARVVFQTSYGDIEFGFYPTVAPKTVDHIFKLVRLGGYNTNHFFRVDKGFVAQVADVASGRSAPMNEEQRKEAEKTIVGEFSDVKHVRGTLSMGRYEDPNSAQSSFSMLLGDAPHLDRQYAVFGKVTKGDETLRKLEEVPTRREGIFVMTLRWRAVKRRDLS; encoded by the exons ATGGGAAACACGAGAATCTCCATCTTCATATTGGCGTGTGTAACCTTACTCTCCTTAGTCAAAGCTCTTTCTCCCGAACCAGAACTTGGCTCAGCTCGTGTCGTCTTCCAG ACTAGTTATGGGGATATCGAGTTTGGGTTCTATCCCACGGTTGCGCCAAAGACGGTGGATCACATCTTCAAGCTCGTTCGTTTAGGTGGATACAACACTAATCATTTCTTCAGG GTGGATAAAGGCTTTGTTGCTCAAGTTGCTGACGTGGCGAGTGGAAGATCAGCCCCGATGAACGAGGAGCAAAGGAAAGAAGCTGAGAAGACTATTGTTGGAGAGTTCAGTGATGTCAAGCATGTCAGAGGTACTCTTTCCATGGGAAG ATATGAAGATCCAAACAGTGCACAGTCTTCATTTTCAATGCTTCTTGGTGACGCTCCTCATCTTGATCGTCAG TACGCAGTGTTCGGCAAAGTAACTAAAGGTGATGAAACATTGAGGAAGCTAGAAGAAGTTCCTACTCGCCGTGAGGGGATCTTTGTAATG ACACTAAGATGGAGAGCTGTGAAGAGGAGAGATCTGTCCTGA
- the LOC108809231 gene encoding F-box/kelch-repeat protein At1g26930-like — MFEGRPRDSCLVSTLFAMPSHNETQWSFSLSGKRRFLNSDETDLRNRKKKTHGELSILDGGEDDECSASNNNNSNGGENGSSDSDSLIPGMNKDDSISILLRCSRADYCSIASVSRSLRNLIRTGEIYRLRRVQGTLEHWVYFSCHLNEWEAFDPRSKRWMRLPSMPQNECFRYADKESLAVGTDLLVFGWEVGSYVIYRYSLLTNSWSTGKSMNMPRCLFASASYGEIAVLAGGCDSNGRILDTAEMYNYEDQTWSVLPEMNKRRKMCSGVFMDGKFYVFGGIGVGEGNELKVLTCGEEFDLKTRKWREIPDLSPPRSNQGNGLSAAAGMAPPLVAVVNDQLYAADHAGMAVRKYDKENRVWVKVGSLPKQAGSMNGWGLAFRACGDQVIVIGGPKAPGEGFIELNSWVTSDGTPQWHLLGKKQSVNFVYNCTVMSC; from the coding sequence ATGTTCGAAGGTCGACCACGAGATTCTTGTCTGGTTTCAACGCTTTTCGCCATGCCAAGCCATAACGAAACCCAATGGAGCTTTTCACTTTCTGGCAAACGCCGTTTTCTCAACAGCGACGAGACTGATCTTCGTAACCGCAAGAAAAAGACTCATGGTGAGCTCTCGATTCTTGACGGAGGGGAAGATGATGAATGCTCAgccagcaacaacaacaacagcaacggAGGAGAAAACGGATCTTCGGACTCTGATTCGCTAATCCCAGGGATGAACAAAGACGACTCCATCAGCATTTTGCTTCGTTGCTCACGAGCTGACTACTGCTCCATTGCTTCAGTGAGTCGAAGCTTGCGCAATCTCATTCGAACCGGAGAGATTTACAGACTCAGGAGGGTACAAGGGACGCTCGAGCACTGGGTGTACTTCTCGTGCCATCTCAACGAGTGGGAAGCTTTCGACCCGAGGTCGAAACGGTGGATGCGTTTGCCGAGCATGCCGCAGAACGAATGTTTTAGGTACGCAGACAAAGAGTCCCTCGCTGTCGGAACTGATTTGCTTGTGTTTGGTTGGGAAGTGGGCTCTTACGTAATCTATAGATACAGTCTTTTGACTAACTCTTGGTCTACCGGGAAGAGTATGAACATGCCGAGATGCTTGTTCGCCTCCGCTAGCTACGGAGAGATTGCGGTTTTAGCCGGAGGTTGTGATTCCAACGGTAGGATTCTTGATACGGCGGAGATGTATAACTACGAGGATCAGACTTGGTCGGTGTTGCCGGAGATGAACAAGCGGAGGAAAATGTGTTCGGGTGTGTTTATGGATGGGAAGTTTTATGTGTTTGGTGGGATTGGTGTTGGGGAAGGGAACGAGCTGAAGGTTTTGACTTGTGGTGAAGAGTTTGATTTGAAGACgaggaagtggagagagatTCCTGATTTGTCTCCACCGAGGTCTAACCAGGGGAACGGATTGTCCGCGGCTGCTGGGATGGCTCCACCGCTTGTAGCGGTTGTGAACGATCAGCTGTACGCGGCTGATCATGCCGGTATGGCGGTTAGGAAGTATGATAAGGAGAACCGGGTTTGGGTAAAAGTTGGGAGTTTACCTAAGCAAGCCGGTTCGATGAACGGTTGGGGTCTAGCGTTTAGAGCTTGTGGGGATCAGGTTATAGTGATTGGTGGACCCAAAGCTCCAGGTGAAGGATTCATTGAGCTTAACTCATGGGTTACAAGTGATGGTACACCACAGTGGCATTTACTTGGGAAGAAACAGTCGGTTAATTTCGTTTACAACTGCACCGTTATGAGCTGttga